The following are from one region of the Methyloversatilis discipulorum genome:
- a CDS encoding restriction endonuclease, with the protein MAHPLILPSEIPWADIKGSSLEELLYWLFESMGAKELEWRIGGKGAGTSDQGRDLELVFFTPSPDGTLSKQVWWVEAKGRSGTVEPSAVRDAVLNAAGKADVEVLVVATNSNFSNPTRDWVKEWQRTNRRPVVKLWERTELENLCSKNPLAVVRLYSKALSPQGRLEVAKSRLWDYATFTDEPALERLWRERSSIEVDEQALFALAASELANGDLNSRAWAAIVPDNVLAAALCNGLINFFYLVLRASERGYRQEPIIRAISYLLLASLDRFGEEAVGNLLASVWDDVDGRSYTPEMRKIILEPVAGYLQSELKDVCAKKCSRVMTDLEILKDDELESYWQRLRITETSKEKSKRILTIEKTTDPCGVGLDLTQHDGCPLCNDKAPHEHIDAFIGIVGKVITYRKNGA; encoded by the coding sequence ATGGCACATCCACTAATCCTGCCCTCGGAAATACCGTGGGCAGACATTAAGGGTTCCAGCCTTGAAGAGCTCTTGTATTGGCTCTTTGAATCGATGGGCGCAAAGGAATTGGAGTGGCGTATTGGCGGAAAGGGAGCGGGCACTTCAGATCAGGGGAGAGATCTAGAACTTGTCTTCTTTACGCCATCGCCCGATGGCACGCTATCAAAACAGGTGTGGTGGGTTGAGGCAAAGGGGCGATCTGGAACAGTCGAACCGTCAGCTGTGCGGGACGCAGTTCTAAACGCTGCGGGGAAGGCAGACGTAGAAGTATTGGTAGTCGCGACGAATTCGAACTTCTCCAATCCGACTAGAGATTGGGTTAAAGAGTGGCAACGGACCAACAGGAGACCCGTCGTAAAGCTTTGGGAACGCACGGAGTTGGAAAACCTGTGCTCAAAGAATCCTCTGGCGGTAGTGCGCCTGTATTCAAAGGCCTTGAGCCCCCAGGGTCGCCTTGAGGTTGCTAAGTCAAGACTGTGGGACTACGCAACATTCACTGATGAGCCGGCACTTGAAAGGCTTTGGCGCGAGAGAAGTTCAATAGAGGTTGATGAGCAGGCCCTGTTTGCACTGGCAGCATCAGAACTTGCGAATGGTGATCTAAATTCCCGAGCGTGGGCGGCAATCGTTCCGGACAACGTACTGGCCGCAGCTCTATGCAATGGCTTGATTAACTTCTTCTATTTGGTTCTCAGGGCAAGTGAGAGAGGGTACCGGCAAGAGCCAATTATCCGCGCGATCTCTTATCTCCTGCTTGCCTCATTGGACCGCTTTGGCGAAGAAGCGGTAGGTAATTTGCTTGCCTCTGTATGGGACGACGTTGATGGCAGATCATACACGCCGGAAATGCGAAAAATCATTCTAGAACCTGTCGCTGGATATCTCCAGTCGGAGCTAAAGGACGTATGTGCGAAGAAGTGCTCGAGGGTGATGACCGATCTTGAGATCCTAAAGGATGACGAGCTTGAAAGTTACTGGCAGCGCCTGCGCATAACGGAGACATCAAAAGAAAAATCGAAACGAATACTAACTATTGAGAAGACCACGGATCCTTGTGGCGTTGGCCTAGACCTCACGCAGCACGATGGATGCCCTCTCTGCAACGATAAGGCTCCACATGAGCACATTGATGCCTTTATCGGCATTGTCGGTAAGGTGATCACATATAGAAAGAATGGCGCGTAG
- a CDS encoding ferric reductase-like transmembrane domain-containing protein — protein MKRLRLAFLATLLLPTLLWFAADTLLPEPFTYFSFRSVFMQYSGVIAIAVMSVAMLLALRSKWLESLLGGLDRMYRLHKWLGVAALVVGVLHWWWATGTKWMVGWGWLVRPARKPVAGETLGAVEGWLRSQRGMAEAVGEWAFYAAVVLIVLALVKRFPYHWFARTHRWIALAYLALAYHTVVLTKFAYWSQPVGWLVAALLIGGCLAALLSLGGRIGAGHKVQGHIAALTEYPGVQVLEAAIQLEDGWRGHAPGQFAFVTSDTREGAHPYTIASAWNAADRRLVFIAKALGDHTRRLRETLNIGMPVTVEGPYGYFDFEDAQSRQIWVGAGIGITPFIARMKQRAATPDARAIDLFHPTAEFDQSAIDHLTADAEAAGVRLHLLVDARDGRLNGERIRAAVPDWASASIWFCGPPRFGEALRADFVAHGLPPDRFHQELFEMR, from the coding sequence ATGAAACGCCTCCGCCTCGCCTTCCTCGCAACGCTGCTGCTGCCAACCCTGCTCTGGTTCGCCGCCGACACGCTGCTGCCCGAGCCGTTCACCTATTTCTCGTTCCGCTCGGTGTTCATGCAGTACAGCGGGGTGATCGCGATCGCCGTGATGAGCGTGGCGATGCTGCTGGCCTTGCGTTCGAAATGGCTGGAGTCGCTGCTGGGCGGGCTGGACAGAATGTATCGGCTGCACAAGTGGCTGGGCGTCGCGGCGCTGGTGGTGGGCGTCCTTCACTGGTGGTGGGCGACCGGCACCAAGTGGATGGTGGGCTGGGGCTGGCTGGTGCGGCCGGCACGCAAGCCGGTGGCCGGCGAAACGCTGGGTGCGGTCGAGGGCTGGCTGCGCAGCCAGCGGGGGATGGCCGAAGCCGTCGGCGAGTGGGCGTTCTATGCGGCGGTGGTGCTGATCGTGCTGGCGCTGGTGAAGCGCTTTCCCTACCACTGGTTCGCCAGGACGCACAGATGGATTGCGCTCGCCTACCTCGCGCTGGCCTATCACACGGTGGTGCTCACCAAGTTCGCGTACTGGTCGCAGCCGGTCGGCTGGCTGGTGGCGGCCTTGCTGATCGGCGGCTGCTTGGCCGCGCTGCTGAGCCTGGGCGGGCGGATCGGGGCCGGTCACAAGGTGCAGGGCCACATCGCGGCGCTGACCGAATACCCCGGCGTGCAAGTCCTCGAAGCGGCCATACAGCTGGAGGATGGCTGGCGCGGACACGCGCCGGGGCAGTTCGCCTTCGTCACGTCGGACACGCGCGAAGGCGCTCACCCTTACACGATCGCGTCGGCGTGGAATGCGGCTGACCGCCGGCTCGTATTCATCGCCAAGGCACTGGGCGACCACACCCGCCGCCTGCGCGAGACATTGAATATCGGCATGCCGGTGACGGTGGAGGGGCCCTACGGCTATTTCGACTTCGAGGATGCGCAGTCACGGCAGATCTGGGTCGGGGCCGGCATCGGCATCACGCCCTTCATCGCCCGCATGAAGCAGCGCGCCGCCACACCCGACGCGCGGGCGATCGATCTCTTTCATCCGACGGCCGAGTTCGATCAGAGCGCCATCGACCATCTCACCGCGGATGCCGAAGCGGCCGGCGTGCGACTGCACCTGCTGGTCGACGCCCGGGACGGACGCCTGAATGGCGAACGCATCCGCGCCGCGGTGCCCGACTGGGCGTCTGCCAGCATCTGGTTCTGCGGCCCGCCGCGCTTCGGTGAGGCGCTGCGCGCGGACTTCGTCGCCCACGGCCTGCCGCCCGACCGTTTCCATCAGGAACTGTTCGAGATGCGCTGA